The following are encoded in a window of Rhizobium sp. 11515TR genomic DNA:
- a CDS encoding putative Ig domain-containing protein, producing the protein MTPDPGQGVNFMPGDATGWGYYAPPYYTAISDTFVVADHMSSGNYLQLELATADWTYSGPANGTVNVTCSASGGTTVTLSPADGAAMTAGILGTTYSNSSISAAGGSGSISFSASGLPSGLTMNSSTGIISGVPTVAGAFNVVVTATAAVSGSASATYTLKINNPPIANAVARSVAANSSANPIALSISGGAADSVAVATQAAHGTASVSGMTVTYTPIAGYSGVDSFTYTATNADGTSDPATVTITVTPPTLVLQPSAGALVNGTLATTYSQTLTASGGTAPYGYSIGSGSLPAGLSLNSSTGLLSGTPTVAGNSSFTVTATDAYGATGSAAYTLAIAAPVSSDATLSNIWIGAGTLSPDFSSQTTAYSVSLPATATSVWMNASTTSSAATFLAGGVVRTTGQSWQVQLAPGENIVTVIGQAEDGTTTRTYTVTITVSVPAPTVTSINPTSGPQSGGTVVTLTGSNFSNVTAVTFGATPAASFTVNSPSSITAISPAGSVGTVDIRVTTAGGTSAASASDLFTYLGAPMVTSISPASGPQGGGTVVTLTGSNFTNATAISFGGTPAAAFAVNNASSITATTPAHSAGATNVTVITAGGSGTLTGGYTFLNPPVAQAVSVTVGQNSSANVITLEISGGTASSVAVSTAPAHGTATATGTSITYTPAAGYTGLDSFAYTASNADGTSAPAIVSVAISAPTITISPASDGLPGGVAGTAYSQTITASGGTGPYSFSQTGTLPTGLVLSSAGNLSGTPTAAGSFNFTIVATDSSTGAGAPFTAARAYSITIGSPTITITPATLPGGTAGIAYSQTLTASGGTGSYAFSLTSGSLPPGVALSSAGALVGTPTTAGPFNFTITATDGNHFTGSQAYTVTIGAPTITITPATLPPAGIGAAYSQTFSASGGIGSYSYTLTAGALPAGLTLSSAGILSGTPTAGGTFNITITATDSATFIGSRSYSLVVGSSTIAIAPTTLPAATVAAAYNQTITASGGTSPYSYAITAGTLPAGLTLSSGGVLSGTPTASGTFNVTITATDGSTGAGPFTGSRAYSLAVNVQPPIAGNVAATVAANSSANPITLAITGGAPTSVTVATGANHGTATASGTSITYTPTPGYSGSDSFTYTATNASGTSASATVSMTITAPNLTFSPSGGALPAGVVSTAYNQTVTASGGTSPYGYSVSGTLPAGLSLNHATGAITGTPTTAGSYSFSISATDANNATSSAAYTIAVAPPAATFAFSPSGGALPPAMAGEGYSQQITATGGAGTKIYSLASGTLPNGLVLNISTGQLTGPLATGTQGDYSFAIQVRDSNGSTGTVAFTLKVIQRTISVADQVVNVPEGSTPPDVYLNRGATGGPFTSADLAFVTPPNAGTVTIIQGQLAQAGSATAPVGWYLHYTPDPAYSGQVRVGFKLVSALGTSNVGTITYNVRYDAAKVAEDIDGLVRGFVQSRQNMIANTIEVPGLLQRRQMEKANDPITVRMSPSEQGMTLGFSTSLAQMRAGGSDDDAGSAPFNVWIGGAFLMHDDKSKKDSTSKWGSFGMVNMGVDYLLSEKALVGVSFHYDRMTDPTDQDAKLTGNGWLAGPYASLELGKGVFWNGSLRYGGSSNTINTQFWDGGFKTTRWMADTSIEGQWDLDEATTISPKLRAVYFSEKVDDYTVKNSSGGAITIDGFNEDQFRVSLGAEIARSFTMENGAKLKPKLALTGGFSGLDGSGAFGAVTAGMSLQTASFWMLDTSLLFNIEGDGQKSVGAKVAASKKF; encoded by the coding sequence ATGACTCCAGATCCCGGCCAAGGCGTGAATTTCATGCCAGGCGACGCGACAGGATGGGGCTACTATGCTCCGCCTTACTACACCGCGATCAGCGATACGTTTGTCGTTGCCGATCATATGTCGTCCGGCAACTATCTCCAGCTTGAACTCGCCACCGCGGACTGGACATATTCCGGTCCGGCAAACGGCACAGTCAACGTGACCTGTAGCGCTTCGGGCGGTACGACGGTCACGCTCTCGCCTGCCGATGGTGCGGCGATGACTGCGGGTATCCTCGGAACCACCTATAGCAACAGCTCGATCTCGGCCGCGGGTGGATCAGGTTCGATCAGCTTCTCGGCCTCGGGCTTGCCCAGTGGCCTTACGATGAATTCCTCAACGGGTATCATCAGTGGCGTCCCCACCGTGGCCGGCGCGTTTAATGTCGTCGTCACCGCGACCGCCGCAGTCTCAGGCTCCGCTTCGGCAACCTATACGCTAAAGATTAATAATCCGCCGATCGCCAATGCGGTAGCGCGGAGCGTTGCGGCAAACTCGTCCGCCAATCCTATCGCGCTGAGTATCTCCGGAGGAGCTGCCGACAGCGTGGCTGTCGCGACCCAAGCAGCTCACGGAACCGCCAGTGTTTCCGGAATGACGGTCACCTATACACCGATCGCTGGCTATTCCGGTGTCGACAGCTTCACCTACACCGCCACGAACGCGGACGGTACTTCAGATCCGGCGACCGTGACAATTACCGTCACGCCTCCAACGCTTGTCCTTCAGCCGTCCGCAGGCGCGCTGGTGAACGGTACATTGGCAACCACCTACAGCCAAACCTTGACAGCTTCGGGTGGCACCGCCCCTTACGGCTACTCCATTGGCTCCGGCTCGCTTCCAGCGGGACTTAGCCTCAATTCCTCGACTGGTTTGCTTTCCGGCACACCAACCGTTGCAGGCAATTCAAGCTTTACGGTTACTGCCACGGATGCATATGGCGCGACAGGGTCGGCCGCGTACACGCTTGCGATCGCTGCTCCCGTGTCCTCGGATGCGACTTTGTCGAACATCTGGATTGGAGCGGGGACTTTGTCGCCCGATTTCAGTTCGCAAACCACAGCATATTCGGTGTCGTTGCCGGCTACGGCCACGAGTGTCTGGATGAATGCCAGCACGACGTCTTCGGCCGCAACTTTCCTTGCGGGCGGTGTCGTGCGCACGACGGGCCAGTCGTGGCAGGTCCAGCTTGCTCCCGGTGAAAATATCGTAACCGTCATTGGCCAAGCAGAGGACGGCACTACAACCAGAACTTACACGGTGACGATCACGGTTTCCGTGCCTGCGCCGACGGTGACCTCTATCAATCCGACCTCCGGACCGCAAAGCGGCGGTACCGTTGTTACGTTGACGGGCTCGAACTTCAGCAACGTGACCGCAGTCACATTCGGCGCAACGCCTGCGGCAAGTTTCACGGTCAATTCGCCAAGCTCGATCACCGCTATATCGCCCGCTGGCAGTGTCGGAACTGTAGATATCCGAGTGACAACGGCAGGGGGGACGAGCGCAGCCTCCGCCTCCGATCTGTTCACCTACCTTGGGGCTCCAATGGTGACTTCGATCAGTCCGGCATCCGGACCGCAAGGCGGCGGCACGGTCGTAACACTGACGGGCTCGAACTTCACCAATGCGACGGCCATTTCCTTCGGTGGAACGCCAGCGGCAGCCTTCGCAGTTAACAACGCATCGTCGATCACTGCGACCACCCCTGCCCACAGTGCCGGCGCAACCAATGTCACCGTCATCACCGCTGGCGGTTCCGGCACTTTGACCGGAGGCTACACATTCCTCAACCCGCCGGTCGCCCAGGCCGTATCGGTGACCGTCGGGCAGAACTCGTCAGCAAACGTGATCACCTTGGAGATTTCAGGCGGAACCGCAAGCTCGGTTGCCGTGTCGACGGCGCCGGCCCATGGAACCGCGACCGCGACCGGCACTTCAATAACCTATACGCCTGCGGCTGGTTACACCGGCCTGGACAGTTTCGCTTACACCGCGAGCAATGCGGATGGAACATCGGCGCCAGCGATTGTTAGCGTTGCGATTTCTGCCCCAACAATCACGATCAGCCCTGCTTCGGACGGGCTGCCGGGCGGCGTCGCGGGAACGGCCTATAGCCAGACGATCACGGCTTCGGGCGGAACGGGTCCCTATAGCTTTTCGCAGACGGGTACACTCCCGACGGGGCTTGTGCTGTCTTCGGCCGGAAATCTCTCCGGCACGCCGACCGCAGCGGGTAGCTTTAACTTCACCATTGTTGCGACTGACAGCTCGACGGGCGCGGGTGCCCCCTTCACCGCCGCTAGAGCCTATAGCATCACAATCGGCTCCCCGACGATCACGATCACACCGGCAACACTGCCGGGGGGCACGGCCGGAATCGCCTATAGTCAGACATTGACAGCCTCGGGCGGAACCGGCTCCTATGCCTTTAGCCTCACAAGCGGGAGCCTTCCGCCAGGCGTAGCGCTTTCGTCGGCCGGTGCGCTCGTCGGTACGCCGACCACCGCAGGACCTTTCAACTTCACCATCACCGCGACGGACGGCAACCACTTTACCGGTTCGCAGGCTTATACCGTTACGATCGGCGCCCCGACGATCACGATCACACCGGCAACCCTGCCGCCGGCCGGGATCGGGGCCGCCTATAGTCAGACCTTCAGTGCCTCTGGCGGCATCGGCTCCTACAGCTACACGCTCACGGCAGGCGCCTTGCCAGCCGGTCTCACTCTGTCGTCAGCCGGCATACTTTCGGGCACGCCGACAGCTGGCGGCACCTTCAATATCACGATCACGGCGACGGACAGCGCTACGTTTATCGGCTCCAGGTCCTACAGCTTGGTTGTCGGCTCCTCAACGATTGCAATCGCGCCGACCACGTTGCCGGCTGCAACCGTTGCTGCCGCCTATAACCAGACCATCACGGCTTCAGGCGGCACCAGTCCTTATAGCTATGCGATAACGGCTGGCACTCTGCCCGCCGGCCTGACGCTGTCGTCCGGCGGTGTTCTCTCCGGCACGCCGACGGCATCGGGCACTTTCAACGTGACGATCACCGCAACGGACGGTTCGACCGGAGCCGGTCCCTTTACGGGCTCCAGAGCCTACAGTCTGGCGGTCAACGTCCAGCCACCGATCGCCGGCAACGTCGCGGCGACCGTTGCCGCCAATTCATCGGCCAATCCGATCACACTCGCCATCACAGGCGGCGCGCCGACCTCGGTCACGGTAGCAACCGGGGCCAACCATGGGACAGCAACTGCCTCGGGAACGTCCATCACCTATACGCCGACACCAGGCTATAGCGGATCGGACAGCTTCACCTACACCGCAACCAACGCCTCCGGCACCTCTGCATCGGCAACCGTGAGCATGACGATCACGGCGCCAAATCTGACATTCTCGCCGTCGGGCGGTGCCTTACCGGCCGGTGTCGTCAGCACTGCCTATAATCAAACGGTGACGGCTTCAGGCGGCACCAGTCCCTATGGCTACAGCGTCAGCGGCACGCTGCCCGCGGGCCTGTCGCTCAACCACGCCACGGGCGCTATTACCGGCACGCCGACGACGGCCGGAAGCTACAGCTTCTCCATCAGCGCCACTGACGCCAACAATGCCACAAGCTCGGCCGCCTATACGATCGCGGTTGCACCGCCAGCGGCTACCTTCGCCTTCTCGCCGTCCGGCGGTGCGCTGCCGCCGGCCATGGCCGGCGAGGGCTACAGCCAGCAGATCACCGCAACCGGCGGCGCGGGCACGAAGATCTATAGCCTTGCCTCCGGCACGCTGCCGAACGGGTTGGTGCTCAATATCTCTACCGGTCAGCTCACTGGCCCGCTCGCAACCGGCACACAAGGGGACTACAGCTTCGCTATTCAGGTCAGGGATAGCAATGGTTCCACCGGGACGGTGGCATTCACGCTCAAGGTCATCCAGCGCACCATCAGTGTGGCGGATCAAGTCGTCAATGTGCCGGAAGGTTCGACACCGCCGGATGTCTATCTGAACCGTGGCGCCACAGGTGGGCCGTTCACATCCGCGGATCTGGCGTTTGTCACGCCGCCGAATGCGGGCACGGTGACGATCATCCAGGGTCAGCTGGCGCAGGCGGGCTCGGCGACCGCCCCGGTCGGTTGGTACCTGCACTATACGCCAGACCCGGCCTATTCCGGCCAGGTCCGCGTCGGCTTCAAGCTCGTCAGCGCGCTTGGAACCTCCAATGTCGGCACCATCACCTACAATGTCCGCTATGACGCGGCAAAGGTCGCCGAGGACATCGACGGCCTCGTCCGTGGCTTCGTCCAATCCAGGCAGAACATGATCGCCAACACTATCGAGGTGCCCGGCCTTCTGCAGCGCCGGCAGATGGAGAAGGCGAACGATCCGATCACCGTGCGTATGTCACCCTCCGAACAGGGCATGACGCTTGGCTTCTCCACCAGCCTGGCGCAGATGCGGGCCGGCGGTAGCGACGACGATGCCGGCTCTGCGCCGTTCAACGTCTGGATCGGGGGCGCGTTCCTGATGCATGACGACAAGAGCAAGAAGGATAGCACCAGCAAGTGGGGCAGCTTCGGCATGGTCAACATGGGCGTCGACTATCTGCTGTCGGAAAAGGCCCTGGTCGGCGTATCCTTCCATTACGACCGTATGACCGATCCGACCGATCAGGATGCCAAGCTGACCGGCAATGGCTGGCTGGCCGGTCCCTATGCTTCGCTGGAGCTGGGCAAGGGTGTGTTCTGGAACGGCAGCCTGCGCTATGGCGGATCGAGCAACACCATCAACACCCAGTTCTGGGACGGCGGCTTCAAGACGACACGCTGGATGGCCGACACTTCGATCGAGGGGCAATGGGACCTCGACGAGGCCACGACGATCTCGCCGAAGCTCAGGGCCGTCTACTTCTCCGAAAAGGTCGACGACTACACAGTCAAGAACAGTTCAGGCGGTGCCATTACCATTGACGGATTCAACGAGGACCAGTTCCGCGTCAGCCTGGGCGCCGAGATCGCCCGCTCGTTCACCATGGAGAACGGCGCTAAGCTCAAGCCGAAGCTCGCACTGACCGGTGGCTTTTCCGGTCTTGACGGTTCGGGTGCATTCGGAGCTGTGACAGCCGGCATGAGCCTCCAAACCGCAAGCTTCTGGATGCTTGACACAAGCCTACTCTTCAACATCGAAGGTGATGGACAGAAATCGGTCGGTGCAAAAGTCGCGGCCTCCAAGAAGTTTTGA
- a CDS encoding phage tail protein — protein MDPIIGEIRLFSFDWVPPDWALCDGSEVRISDNPALHAICGFTYGGDGMTKFNLPNLPAQVVMGIGHGPNLTSRSLNDAVGAETVALKPENFAPHNHELMAKNRTSPALLARSPSSASFLSTPNQGLLYSKNLNATNGALLSPRVISTVGGSLSEAEGVKPRNNEQPYLVLNFCICVSGIFLPKS, from the coding sequence ATGGACCCGATTATTGGCGAAATCCGCCTCTTCAGCTTCGACTGGGTGCCCCCGGATTGGGCGTTGTGTGATGGCTCGGAGGTTCGCATCAGCGACAATCCCGCTCTCCATGCCATCTGCGGCTTCACCTACGGTGGCGACGGGATGACCAAATTTAATTTGCCGAACCTGCCTGCGCAGGTCGTCATGGGCATCGGACACGGCCCAAATCTCACGTCGAGGTCTCTAAATGATGCTGTTGGCGCTGAGACGGTTGCGCTGAAACCGGAGAATTTTGCCCCTCATAACCATGAACTCATGGCGAAGAACCGGACTTCACCGGCACTCTTGGCACGTTCACCCAGTTCCGCCAGCTTCCTCTCAACTCCGAACCAGGGATTGCTCTATTCCAAAAACCTGAATGCGACGAACGGTGCCCTGCTGTCGCCTCGGGTGATTTCGACGGTGGGCGGTTCTTTATCGGAAGCAGAGGGCGTCAAGCCACGCAACAATGAGCAGCCATATCTCGTGCTCAATTTCTGCATCTGCGTCTCGGGGATTTTCCTTCCGAAAAGCTAG
- a CDS encoding phage tail protein, translating into MSDQYIGEIRMFAGAYAPEGWHFCDGSLLSGKEYPALLAVLGTAYGGDVQQFALPDLRGRVPIHQGQAPGMTDRKIGQAGGAEFVVLDVTNMPAHTHQFFATNEGATSDSPAALQPGTTPETETGRGMFSTDANAKLVSMAANSLEAAFGGAQGHVAPHNNMMPSRAINFIIALEGYFPTKE; encoded by the coding sequence ATGAGTGATCAATATATCGGGGAGATCCGAATGTTCGCCGGGGCCTATGCGCCGGAGGGGTGGCACTTCTGCGATGGTAGTCTGCTATCCGGCAAAGAATACCCAGCTCTTCTTGCTGTTCTTGGAACGGCATATGGCGGTGATGTTCAGCAGTTCGCCTTGCCGGACCTGCGCGGCCGTGTCCCGATCCATCAGGGCCAGGCTCCGGGTATGACGGACCGCAAGATCGGGCAAGCCGGAGGAGCGGAGTTCGTGGTGTTGGATGTGACGAACATGCCTGCGCACACGCACCAGTTTTTTGCGACCAACGAGGGTGCGACCTCTGACAGTCCGGCGGCACTTCAGCCCGGAACAACGCCGGAGACCGAAACGGGGAGAGGGATGTTCAGCACTGACGCGAATGCCAAGCTTGTCAGCATGGCAGCTAACTCCCTCGAAGCGGCTTTCGGCGGGGCGCAGGGTCACGTTGCCCCGCACAACAATATGATGCCCAGCCGGGCAATCAACTTTATCATTGCCCTTGAGGGCTATTTTCCGACCAAAGAATAA
- a CDS encoding phage tail protein, producing the protein MAEPFIGEIRQFAFGIVPRGWHVCDGALLDRDKNPALFAIIGYKYGGDGQKQFALPDLRGRTPRSAGKGTPVSTAGGAETVALSSQNMPAHTHSAFSANETGNSAQPALAVPARSSNGAKYYSAGSGDQIALNPSTIQSAGKGAPLTNMQPFLVTNFCIALNGLFPMHQ; encoded by the coding sequence GTGGCAGAGCCTTTTATCGGCGAAATCAGACAGTTTGCGTTCGGGATCGTTCCACGGGGATGGCACGTCTGCGATGGCGCCTTGTTGGACAGAGACAAGAATCCCGCGCTCTTTGCAATTATCGGCTACAAGTATGGGGGCGACGGCCAGAAACAATTTGCTCTTCCAGACCTTAGGGGGCGCACGCCGCGTTCAGCCGGAAAGGGCACGCCCGTCAGCACGGCGGGTGGTGCCGAAACCGTCGCATTGTCGAGCCAAAACATGCCGGCTCACACCCATTCCGCTTTTTCTGCCAACGAAACCGGCAATTCGGCGCAGCCCGCACTCGCGGTGCCTGCCCGATCCAGCAACGGTGCTAAGTATTATTCCGCCGGGTCAGGCGATCAGATCGCACTGAACCCTTCGACCATTCAATCGGCTGGTAAAGGTGCGCCTCTTACCAACATGCAACCGTTTCTAGTGACAAATTTTTGTATCGCGCTCAACGGCTTGTTCCCGATGCATCAATAG
- a CDS encoding response regulator transcription factor, with amino-acid sequence MVEDDDELREGLAENLRLSGMSVLEADCGRAFHEARQRAVFDIAILDVNLPDASGFDLAASMAKDARRPGVIMLTARARQEDRIRGYTEGADLYMTKPVAGAELLLAVRNLSRRIHLQREPQSGGASGWHLDAPMRRLISADGRFIELSGREILLIEQFVGRGGSALSRAVLSKALGYGLPGPENRALDAALRRLRQKFDAAGIEQPIISVNNLGLRFTGLLTVR; translated from the coding sequence TTGGTAGAAGATGATGACGAATTGCGCGAGGGGCTTGCGGAAAACCTGCGCCTTAGCGGCATGTCCGTTCTGGAGGCTGATTGCGGAAGGGCTTTTCATGAGGCGCGGCAAAGGGCCGTGTTCGACATCGCGATTCTTGACGTGAATCTGCCGGACGCAAGTGGCTTCGATCTGGCGGCAAGCATGGCCAAGGACGCGAGAAGGCCCGGTGTCATCATGTTGACGGCCCGTGCCAGGCAGGAGGATCGAATTCGCGGATATACCGAGGGCGCCGATCTCTATATGACTAAGCCTGTTGCCGGAGCCGAGCTTCTTTTGGCCGTGCGTAATCTTAGCCGGCGCATCCATCTGCAGCGGGAACCTCAATCGGGTGGCGCCAGCGGTTGGCACCTCGATGCGCCGATGAGACGCCTTATATCGGCGGATGGCCGTTTCATCGAGCTCTCCGGACGCGAGATCCTGCTGATCGAGCAGTTCGTCGGCAGAGGCGGCAGCGCTCTCTCGCGGGCCGTGCTTTCAAAAGCTCTTGGTTATGGGCTGCCCGGGCCGGAAAATCGCGCGCTCGACGCCGCCTTGCGTCGTTTGCGCCAAAAGTTCGATGCCGCTGGCATCGAACAGCCGATTATCAGCGTCAACAATCTTGGTCTCCGGTTCACCGGCCTTTTGACGGTCAGGTAG
- a CDS encoding sensor histidine kinase, which translates to MLTFIVTFCLSYQLPQAAAADISVDIRTFIDPTRSLTLDRILALDITQFQPARRSDVNFGYTRNAAWLRIAITSESDKAAVLSITPNFVDLIDIYVGSGNAASRADTYSHVATGDRRPVPADGMSGLDDAVDLTLHAHETKLVYIRLAAVGSALTTEVQVYPKEERAYLETVSTLMAGTWFGGMGILAVVQLVFFYYDRRSRNLLLAMATFMVMTVYTGSLGVSRMLLFPGGGPGNDVFVAVSIWLSFITSTFAAIHILDLRENSRWLYRVFLAFAGMGLVGVICGALGLNLVFSPFGNLASIVLGTLAAVQGLRTAVAGGAATQLRAAAYGVLWIGVAAVMVQRTALVDLPVWVVHAYGGACLLQTILLTAALGVRLRAAEDLNLTMQKQALTAAQQAEIEARLLVEERTRELVAARRTAEDALQAELASQQQQVRFMEVISHQYRTPLAAIRTHVDNIGLSLPAEDEANHTRLERVRRGILRLVEVLEVNLSRAKLQGPSFQPGLAHVSVVDIVETAAARGRDLLQSAIVTSISSDARMRVKADADMLVLAIVNLLENAVKYSRVKSREPVVLSCRLDDGQVAIAVTDKGIGIPAHEIGSAFHPGWRGSNVIDVDGTGMGLSLVARIIAAHNGTMAIESVEEQGTTITIWLSSAIM; encoded by the coding sequence GTGCTGACGTTCATCGTCACCTTCTGCCTGTCTTACCAGCTGCCCCAAGCCGCTGCCGCGGATATTTCCGTCGATATCCGTACATTTATCGATCCGACCCGCAGCCTCACCCTTGATCGGATTCTCGCGCTAGACATCACACAGTTCCAGCCGGCTCGCCGATCCGACGTCAATTTCGGTTACACCAGAAATGCTGCTTGGTTGAGGATCGCCATCACGAGCGAAAGCGATAAAGCCGCGGTGCTCTCTATAACGCCAAACTTTGTCGACCTGATTGATATCTATGTCGGATCAGGAAATGCCGCATCGCGCGCAGACACATATTCGCACGTCGCGACAGGAGATCGTCGCCCCGTTCCAGCCGATGGGATGTCAGGACTGGATGATGCTGTAGACCTCACGCTCCACGCGCATGAGACGAAGCTTGTCTACATTCGGCTCGCCGCCGTGGGCTCCGCGCTGACGACCGAGGTTCAGGTCTATCCCAAGGAAGAACGAGCTTATCTGGAAACCGTATCGACGCTCATGGCGGGGACCTGGTTCGGCGGCATGGGTATCCTGGCCGTGGTTCAGCTGGTTTTCTTTTATTATGATCGCAGGTCGCGCAACCTCTTGCTCGCTATGGCCACCTTCATGGTAATGACAGTCTATACTGGGTCGCTTGGCGTTTCCCGCATGTTGTTGTTTCCCGGTGGTGGTCCCGGCAATGACGTCTTCGTAGCGGTTTCGATCTGGCTTAGCTTCATCACCAGCACGTTTGCCGCCATCCATATCCTTGATCTCAGAGAAAACAGTCGCTGGCTGTACCGTGTTTTCCTCGCCTTTGCTGGTATGGGGCTGGTTGGCGTAATATGCGGTGCGTTAGGGTTGAACCTCGTCTTTTCGCCCTTCGGTAACCTCGCCAGCATCGTTCTTGGTACGCTGGCGGCGGTCCAAGGGCTGCGCACGGCGGTTGCCGGCGGAGCCGCAACCCAACTTAGAGCCGCCGCGTACGGCGTTCTGTGGATTGGCGTCGCCGCTGTCATGGTCCAGCGCACCGCGCTGGTCGATCTCCCGGTCTGGGTTGTGCATGCCTATGGCGGTGCATGCCTTCTACAGACCATTCTTCTGACGGCAGCACTTGGCGTTCGCCTGCGCGCGGCGGAAGATCTGAACCTCACCATGCAGAAGCAGGCGCTGACGGCAGCGCAACAGGCTGAGATAGAGGCAAGATTGCTGGTGGAGGAACGGACGCGGGAGCTAGTAGCGGCAAGGCGGACCGCGGAAGACGCGCTGCAAGCTGAACTCGCTTCCCAACAGCAGCAGGTCCGGTTCATGGAAGTCATCTCGCATCAATATCGCACGCCGCTCGCTGCGATCCGAACGCATGTCGATAACATTGGCCTCAGCCTGCCGGCTGAGGACGAAGCAAATCACACGCGACTGGAACGCGTTCGTAGAGGCATTCTGCGGCTAGTCGAAGTGCTCGAGGTCAACCTGTCGAGAGCGAAACTCCAGGGGCCATCGTTCCAGCCTGGGCTGGCGCATGTCTCGGTCGTCGACATAGTCGAGACGGCCGCGGCGCGCGGCCGCGATCTCCTGCAGAGCGCGATCGTGACCAGCATTTCCAGCGACGCACGCATGCGCGTGAAGGCGGATGCCGATATGCTCGTCTTGGCAATCGTAAACCTCTTGGAAAACGCCGTGAAATATAGCCGCGTGAAAAGCCGGGAGCCGGTTGTGCTTTCCTGCCGCCTCGACGATGGGCAGGTAGCGATTGCTGTCACTGACAAGGGCATCGGTATCCCCGCTCATGAGATCGGATCAGCATTCCATCCCGGATGGCGCGGTTCCAACGTCATCGATGTGGACGGAACTGGCATGGGTCTTTCGTTGGTCGCGCGAATTATCGCTGCACATAACGGAACGATGGCTATCGAAAGTGTTGAGGAACAGGGAACAACGATCACCATATGGCTATCTTCTGCCATAATGTGA
- a CDS encoding LysR family transcriptional regulator — translation MRDPRFAEHLAVYVEVVRSGSFSAASRRRAVTPSAIVRQIDALEQDLGVPLLVRSTRALSMTDAGRHLYDRAQRLLDDLADTHAEVAAFDGAVGGTLRIACFPTFGKRYVIPILGPLMSEYPALRVELDLTERLADPVAERLDLVIRMGELQDSSLIATKIAPLTRVLAASPVYIERLGMPQSSEDLRRHRLLDKLHGNDLLGWSDLLGSPASDKVCDCVAFRSDDFEALNSAAIAGMGIALLPAWVSGPSIKAGELIRIPLDDETWNGKPPGSTSCARSMSHRRRFECSRRGSRPLSDRRPSGHNAVCKPKPLKSSWFQTRVELAFSVALKVRIPSHHTCSILLTVGGDR, via the coding sequence ATGAGAGATCCACGCTTTGCCGAACATCTGGCCGTTTACGTCGAGGTTGTCCGCTCCGGGAGCTTTTCAGCTGCGTCGCGTCGGCGTGCCGTAACCCCTTCGGCGATCGTTCGCCAGATCGATGCACTCGAGCAGGATCTTGGCGTTCCACTGCTGGTTCGTTCCACCCGGGCCCTTTCCATGACCGATGCGGGCCGGCATCTCTATGACCGTGCCCAACGTCTGCTCGATGACCTGGCCGACACCCATGCCGAAGTTGCCGCGTTCGACGGTGCTGTCGGTGGCACCCTGCGGATTGCCTGTTTCCCGACGTTTGGCAAACGATACGTCATTCCGATCCTAGGTCCGTTGATGTCCGAATATCCAGCTCTTAGGGTGGAACTCGATCTGACGGAGCGCCTCGCGGATCCCGTGGCGGAAAGACTCGATCTGGTCATCCGCATGGGGGAGCTTCAAGACAGCTCGCTGATCGCCACAAAGATCGCGCCTCTAACGCGGGTCTTGGCCGCAAGCCCGGTCTATATTGAGCGCTTGGGGATGCCACAGTCATCAGAAGACCTGAGAAGGCACAGACTGCTCGACAAGCTTCACGGCAATGATCTGCTGGGCTGGTCGGATCTGCTGGGTAGCCCAGCCAGCGATAAGGTCTGCGACTGCGTCGCCTTCCGCTCGGACGACTTCGAGGCATTGAACAGTGCAGCGATCGCTGGAATGGGGATCGCCCTTCTTCCGGCCTGGGTGTCAGGACCGTCAATCAAGGCAGGCGAACTGATCCGCATTCCGCTGGACGACGAAACTTGGAACGGCAAGCCTCCAGGCTCCACCTCCTGCGCGCGCTCGATGAGCCATCGGCGAAGGTTCGAGTGTTCACGGAGAGGCTCAAGGCCTTTATCGGATCGCCGCCCATCTGGTCATAACGCTGTTTGCAAACCCAAGCCCCTCAAAAGTTCGTGGTTTCAAACGCGCGTCGAGCTCGCTTTTTCTGTTGCACTGAAAGTTCGTATCCCTTCACATCATACGTGTTCGATTTTGTTGACCGTGGGTGGCGATCGTTAA